The sequence below is a genomic window from Betaproteobacteria bacterium.
CAAAGGTCTTCTTCATCTTGATCGTCCTTTCTGGATCGGCGTCGAAGGTCTGCGACCGATGTACGGACTGCACTGGCCAGCGACTGGGTTACTGAACACGCACCTCGCACAAGTAAAGTAGCGAGATACAAGCGCGATTCTGAACCTCAGATTTCCGCTTGTCAATCAAATCGGCACATCTAGACCTCGTTTGTATCTCGCGGCTATACTGGCGGTCTTGTTTTTGTTAACTGACTGTTTTCCCCTACAGGAGCATCGCTATGGCTTCAGCGTTCGGAGCACGCCTGCGACGCTTACGCGAGGCGAAGAAATTGACCTTGCAACAGGTCGCCGACGCTGTCGGCTGTACCAAGGCGTACATATGGGAACTGGAGATGAAGGACGGCCAGCGCCCTTCTGCCGAGCGAATTCAGGCGATAGCCAAGGTGCTGGGCGTGACGATGGAGGATGTGATGGGGGAGCCCGTCGATCAGGTTCCCCAAGCCAGTCCAGAAGATGTGGCTTTCTTCCGCGAGTACGCTGGAATGACGGACGAGGAGAAGGATCGCTACCGTCAGGCCCTCAAAATCATGTTCCCTGACAAGAGCTAAGGCGGTCTGACAATTGAGCGTATCCCAGCCCCTCACCGGTTCCATCGCGGCCAGCACCGTCTTGAGATGGTTGCGGGCCTGGCACGCCGACGGCATGCCAGATGCCGTGGATCTGGAAGTCGTCCGGCAAATGCTTCCAGAGACGCCTTACGGCAAAGGGGTGCGGGAGATCAAGGCCCCGATGGTGCTGGACATCAATAGCTGCGAAGGCATGCTGGTGCGCAACCCACAGGACACCGCAGAGTGGGGCATCTTCTATAACGGCAAGGCAAACCCCGAGCGCCAGCGTTTCACCATCGCTCACGAACTGGGCCACTTCATCCTTCACCGTGATCAGCGGCAAAGTTTCAACTGCGACAAGGAAAGCGTGTACTCCGGCGCGGACACTATCCGTGTCATCGAACGTGAGGCGGACGACTTTGCCAGCAACCTGCTGATGCCTGGCGACTTGCTGCGCGAGTGGATCTCAAACCAGCGCATCGACTTGCATGTCCTGAGCGCCCTTGCCAAACGGTTCCAGGTGTCGTTCGAGGCGCTGTGTATTCGGTTCATCAAATTCACCACGCAGCGAGCAATCCTTGTCTATTGGGACAACGGTTTCGTGAAGTACGAATGGCGCAGCAGCAGCGCGGTCAAGACGCGCGCCCGCATTCGGCGCACTGACGATCCGCAGGAACCATTACCCGGCACCCTGGCTGCTGATTCCACCGTTGAGCAGGAGTGGGATGGCACGGAGATGTCTGCCGCGATCTGGTGCCCGGAGGAGGCACCACACATGAAGTTGCGCGAGTTCAAGCACAGCTACACCACAGGAGATCGCGTCCTGACCCTTCTGCTACTGGAAAGTGCTGAACCACGGTCATGGGATCGGTCTTGGCAAGACGGCGAGAGCTTTGACAGCTTCGATCAGTTCGTCTCGAACGGGCAATTGCCAGTACGGTGAGTCCCTCGATGACAGGCTTGCCGATCCAACCCATAGATGAAGAACTGCAGACCTTACAACGCGAGGTGCAGCGAATGCTGGGTCGTTGTCTCTTGCGTCTGCAGCAGTACGAGCAACTGATGAAGGCCATCGTGGCCCACCACGAAATCTCCGCGTCAGGATCACCCCTCGAATCAAACCAGGCGGAGCGCATTGCGGATGCCGCAAACAAGACTCTGGGTACGTTGGTTGGCACGCTGCTCGGAACGTATGTCACCAGCGGCGACCAAGACGAGGTCGCCGAACCAGATGCGCCCGACAACATCATCTCGTTCAAGATGAAGATGAGCTTGCGGATGTCTGCCGCGGATTTCGATACGACGCAAAACGATCTGAAGGAACTGGTTCTGTTGCGGAACAACCTGGTGCACCACTTTATCGACCAGCACGACCTTTGGAGTCTGGACGGATGCCGTGGTGCGCAAGAGTCCTTGGTGGCGGCCTACAGTCGCGTCGATCAACACTTTGAGCAACTGCGAGGCTGGGCGGAGCACATGGATCAGGCCCGTCGTCTGGCGGCGGAGTTTGCCCAGTCCGATGCCTTCCGCGATCTGGTGATCAACGGCATAGCGCCGGATGGCTCGGTGGATTGGCCCGCAGCCGGAATTGTTCGCGCATTGCGTGAAGCAGCAGATCAGTTGGCTGTCGACGAGTGGACGCCGGTCGCTACTGCTGGACGATGGATTGCAGAAAGGCATCCCGATCAACTGCCCGCCAAGTATGGGTGCAGCAGTTGGCGGCAGGTCGTGCACGAATCCCGCCTTTTCGAGCTCCGGTATCGCGAAGTGAATAGCCAGCGAGCGGCTTGGTACCGGCCCAAAAAGACATAGTGCAAGACCCGCGCACTCCCGCTAAATCACGTTACGCGAAGTGCCCTTGGTTTCTAGCATGAGCAGCGTTTTCCATCGGAACGCTTGCCATGACAGAAATCGAACCTATCTCCATTTGCACATCACCTGAACGGCCACGGCACGGGCATCAAGAAATCGCTGATCTCTTGGCTGCCGCGCTGCTGCGCCTTCGTGTCCGCCAATCGCGCGACATCCCCCAAAACAGCGAGCACGTTTGCCTTGGCTTCCCCGGCCAACAGCGCGTGAATGCGAACCCCGATCACAACAACGGAGTTCGCCCATGACAGCACACGCAACCTCACCCACGCCCGCATCAGTCGCCGCCCGCGTCGCGGCTATTCCCCATCTTTCGATGGATGATCTTTGGGCTCTCTGGGACGACCATTTTGAGGAGCGGCCGAATCACCACCATCGGGTCTGGTTGGAAAGTCGCCTGGCCTACCGGATGCAAGAGCGTGCGTTTGGCGGTTTGAAACCGTCACTGCGCAAGAAGATTGAGGAGGTTGGCGAAACCGGCATCTTGCCCAAGCAACTGCGCGGCGATAGCCAACGCCTACTGCCCGGTACCGTCCTGACACGCATCTACGACGACATTGAACATCGTGTGCTGGTGCGCGGATCGAATGATTTCGAATACCAGGGGCAACGCTTCAAGAGCCTGTCCGCTGTGGCCAAGCGCATCACAGGCAGCCATTGGTCAGGCCCGGTGTTCTTTGGTTTGAAGGCACCAGCTTCGAAGAAGGGGGCAGCATGAGCTCTGTGCGTCGAAACCAGATTCCCGCAGTCACGCCAAAGAAGCGCTGCGCCGTCTACACCCGCAAATCCACTGACGAAGGCCTCGATCAGGAATACAACAGCCTCGAGGCACAGCGTGATGCAGGCTTGGCCTTCATTGCAAGCCAACGGCATGAAGGCTGGATAGCCGTCGACGACGGATACGACGACGGCGGCTACTCTGGCGGCAACATGGAACGGCCCGGGTTGCGCCGACTGATGATCGACATCGAGGCGGGGAAGATCGATACCGTGGTCGTCTACAAAATCGACCGCCTCACGCGCAGCCTGCCGGACTTCGCAAAGCTGGTCGATGTGTTCGACCGCAACGGCGTCTCCTTTGTCGCGGTCACGCAGCAGTTCAACACCACCACATCGATGGGGCGATTGACGCTCAACATTCTTTTGTCATTCGCGCAGTTCGAACGCGAAGTCACCGGCGAACGCATCCGCGACAAGATCGCCGCCAGCAAGGCCAAAGGCATGTGGATGGGCGGAGTCCCGCCCCTCGGATACGACGTGGTCGAACGCAAGCTCGTTATCAACGACCGTGAAGCTGCGCTGGTGCGTGACATCTTCCGCCGCTACGCCGAGCATGGCTCGGCTGCGCGACTCGTCCGCGAACTGGATATCGAAGGGCATACCACCAAGGCATGGGTCACCCAGTCCGGCCGGGAGCGATTGGGGCGCAGCATCGATCAGCAGTACCTCTTTACCTTGCTGCGTAACCGCATTTACCTCGGTGAAATCTGCAATCACGAGACTTGGTACTCGGCCCAGCACGACCCCATCATTTCTCAAGAATTGTGGGACGCGGCACACGCCTTCATTGAGAGGCGAAAGCAGGCTCCGCGCGAACACCGAGCCAAGCATCCGGCACTGCTGGCGGGACTTCTGTTTGCACCGGATGGCCAACGCATGTTGCACTCCTTCGTCAAAAAGAAAAATGGTCGGCAGTACCGCTACTACGTGCCTTACCTGCACAAGCGGCGCAACGCCGGTGCCAGCCTGGCTCCACATACTCCGGACGTGGGCCACCTGCCAGCCGCCGAGATCGAAGATGCCGTGTTGGCGCAAATCCATGCTGCGCTCTCATCGCCGCAAATGCTGATCGCAGTGTGGAGATCCTGCCAGCAGCATCCGGCGGGGTCGACGCTGGACGAGGCACAGGTGGTGGTCGCCATGCAGCGCATCGGTGACGTGTGGTCGCAACTGTTCCCCGCCGAGCAGCAACGGATCACACGGCTGTTGATCGAACGCGTGCAACTACACGGGCACGGCCTGGATATCGTTTGGCGGGAGGACGGTTGGATCGGATTCGGTGCGGACATCAGCACGCATCCCTTGATCGAAGAGTCCCAAGAGCGTGTCGAGGAGGCTTTGGCATGAATGCCACGACCCACCAGCGCCAGCGCGCCGTCCGCATCGAGATTGGATCCGAGGCGCGAAGTTATGTCAGCGAGGGGCAGCGGGTCACCTTGGTGCCACTGACGATCAAGCGCCGCCAGAACCGGAAGCTGCTGATACCGCCAGCCCCCGAGATCGCGGACCGAATCGGTGGCTTCGATGTGCCGATGATCAAAACGCTGGGCAAGGCCTTCTACTGGAAGCGCTTGATCGACGATGGCACCTACTCCACGACAACGGACTTGGCGCACGCCTTCAAAGTGGAACCGGGCTGGGCTGCCGAGGTCTTGCGCATGACCATGTTGGCCCCCGATATCGTGGAGGCGATATTCGAAGGACGTCAGCCACGCCACCTGAATCTGCACACCTTGCGTGGCCGCCAAGAGCAACTGCCGCGCGATTGGGCTGCGCAGCGTCGATTGCTCGGTTTCTCCCACGCCTGATCTGCTTCCAGACACACCCGATGACGGCGAGCCATGTGCTCGCCGTTTGCTTTTCTGCACTGGGCCATTGGCGAACCTGGAGTTCCGTCGTGGTTCGCCATTGCGTCCCTTAAAGGTTCGCCACCCGAAGTTTGGAATGACACCTGTTACTCAACAACGTCACAGGAGCATTCCATGCAGACACCAACCAGCGGTATCCCCCGGTCGCCACAGCAGGCGATCAACACCATGTCACCCGGTGATCGCCGCGTGCTCAACGAAAACGAGCTCGCGCAACGCTGGGGCGTGAGCCCCAAGACTTTGCAGCGCTGGCGCAGTGAGGGTCGCGGTCCACGCTACCTGAAGCTGTCCAAGCGTGTCGGCTACCCGGTCGACGCGATCCTCGAGTTTGAGCGCGAAGCGCTGCACGACTCGACATCCGAACGCGCGGCGGTTTGAGGAGAGATGCGATGAATGACATCACCATCTTCCCTGCCGACATCGCTGAGATGTCGGTCAGCCAACTGGCCGCATTGCCGCCCGCGCAGAAACACGAGATCGACAAGAACCTCGATGCAGCCATCGACTGGCTGAAGAAGGCGCGCACCAAGTTCGATGCGGCACTGGATCAGTGCTACGGCGAGCAGGCACGCACCGCGCTGCGCGAGTCCGGCCGGGACTTCGGCACCGCACACCTCAGCGATGGCCCGCTGCACCTGAAGTTCGAGCTACCCAAGAGGGTCAGCTGGGATCAGAAGCAACTGGCTGAGATCGCTGAACGCATCGTCGCCTCAGGCGAGAAGGTCGAGGGTTACCTCGACATCAAGTTGTCCGTCTCCGAATCCCGCTTCACGAACTGGCCGCCTGCTTTGCAACAGCAGTTCGCCGCCGCTCGCACTGTGGATTCCGGCAAGCCGTCTTTCACCCTTTCCATCGATTCGGAGTAATGACCATGAGCACCAATCTCATCGCCTCGCTGCGTCAACAGCTGCCGTCCATCTACGGCGAACACCTCCCTGACGAAATCCGGTATCGCCGCGCGGACGGTCAGTATGTCGTTGTCCCGCTCGATGTCGCCACTGTGGACGAGCTGGCTTTTGCCATCCAGACAGCCAACGCGGAATCGCTGGCGCTCGGTCGCCGCCGCACCGCGCTGGAAGAACTCCACACCGAGGTGCGCAAACGTGCCGCGCGTGGAGTCGACCGTATCGCCGACGTGTCGTGGGAGGGCTGATCATGAGCGCGATCATTCCCTTCCAGTTCGAAGCGCATGCCGTGCGCGTCCAGATCGATGAACTCGGGCTGCCGTGGTTTAACGCCACCGATGTCTGCGACGCCCTGGAGATGGGCAATCCGTCTCAGGCGATCAAGTCCCATGTCGACGCCGATGATCTCCAGAAATTGGAGGTCATCGATAGCCTCGGGCGCACACAGCGTGCCAACCACGTCAACGAGTCAGGCCTTTACGCCCTGATCCTCGGCAGCACCAAGGATGCAGCCAAACGTTTCAAGCGCTGGATCACCGGTGAAGTGCTGCCTGCAATCCGCAAGACAGGCGCGTATTCCGCCGCCACCACGATGGCTGCCTTGCCCGCGCCGACCCAAGATCGCGTCACCGCCATCCTGCTGATCGGCGAAGCGGTCGCCAAGGTACCGGGCGTCAAGACCGGCATTGCAATGGCTGCCACGTTGACCTGCATTCAGGAAAACACCGGCCTGACCACGGAAGTGCTGCGACGCGCTTTGCCTGCCGCCAACGAGCCGATCTGCTCGCTCAACGCCACACAGCTCGGCAAATTGCTGAGTCGCTCAGCCAAGGCCACGAACCAGTTGCTGGCATCCGGCGGCCTTCAGTTCCGCAACGACCGGGACGAGTGGGAACTGACCGAGGCCGGTGAGGCATGGGCCGAAGCCATGCCGTACTCGCGCAACGGCCACAGCGGCTACCAGATCCTCTGGAATCCGGCGGTCGCGGAACAACTGAAGGAGGTGGCGTGATGTCCCTCCCGATCATTTCCGCGCAGCAGCGCTTGGCCGAGCGCAAGGGTGTGAAGTTGCTGATGCTGGGCAAATCCGGCATCGGCAAGACCACCCGGCTCAAAGACCTCGACCCTGCCACCACCTTGTTCCTCGACATCGAGGCGGGTGATCTCGCCGTGGCCGACTGGCCGGGCGACACCATCCGCCCGGCCTCGTGGCCGGAAAGCCGCGACTTTTTCGTGTTCCTCGCAGGCCCGGACAAGTCACTGCCGCCGGAGAGCGCGTTCTCGCAGGCGCATTACGACCACGTCATCGAGAAATTTGGCAGCCCGACGCAGCTCGACCGCTACCAGACCTTCTTTCTCGACTCGATCACGCAGCTGTCCCGGCAGTGCTTCGCATGGTGCAAGACGCAACCTGGTGCCACCAGCGACCGTAGCGGCAAACCCGATCTGCGCGCCGCCTATGGCCTGCTTGGCCAGGAAATGATCGGCGCACTGACTCATCTGCAGCACGCACGCGGCAAGAACGTGGTGTTCGTCGCCATCCTCGACGAACGTCTCGATGACTACAACCGCAAGGTGTTCGTGCCGCAGATCGAAGGCAGCAAAACCAGCCTGGAGCTGCCCGGCATCGTCGACGAGGTCGTGACGCTGGCCGAGATCAAGGCCGAGGACGGCAGCACCTACCGCGCCTTCGTCACGCACACCGTCAATCCCTACGGTTTCCCGGCCAAAGACCGCAGCGGTCGCCTCGACCTGCTGGAGCCGCCGCATCTCGGTGCACTGATCGCCAAGTGCGCAGGCCAGTCGCCATTGCCCATGCCCGGTAGCACCGGCACCCCCACTACAGCAAACACCACCGAATCCAAGGAGTAATCGCCATGTCGTCCAACTATTTTGATTTCCAAGATGCCGATCCCCAACAGTCGGGCTTTGACCTGATCCCCAAGGGCGCTGTCGTGCCAGTGCGCATGACCATCAAGCCCGGTGGCTATGACGATCCGGGACAAGGCTGGGGCGGCGGCTACGCCACCGAGTCCTTCGAGACCGGCTCCATCTACCTCGCCGCTGAGTTTGTCGTCACGGCTGGCGACCATGCCAAGCGCAAGATGTGGAGCAACATCGGCCTGCACTCCAAGAAGGGGCCGACCTGGGGTCAGATGGGGCGCAGTCTCATCCGCGCCGCGCTCAACAGCGCCCGCAACGTTCATCCCCAGGACAACAGCCCGCAGGCCGCCGCCGCGCGCCGCATCCAGGGTTTTCATGAACTGGATGGCCTGGAGTTTCTGGCGCGCGTGGACATTGAGAAGGATGGCAAGGGCCAAGACCGGAACGTGGTCAAGATCGCGGTCGAGCCTGATCACCCCGACTACGCAAAACTGATGGGCGTGCCGCCCAAGGCTCCAGGCAGTGGACATTCCGCTGCTCCGGCGCAGGCGGCTGCGCCTGCGTATCAGGCTCCGGCTCCGCAACGCGCACCCGTGACCGGCAAGCCGTCGTGGGCGCAGTGAGGGAGACCGATGAAATGCTGGGTCTGCAAACGACAGGCCCGGGGATTCGGCCACACCGACAACCGTCACGGTGTCGGCCATCCCCGGCGCTATCCCATCGACTGGGTGTTCTGCTCACAACGCTGCCAAAACGCGTTTCATGCGCTGTACGGCAACTGGCTGCGGGTCAAGGAAGGTCGCGTCGACAGTACGGGGGTCGCCATGATCGATCCATCTGATGTCGAACTGGCCGCGATGAAGAAGTGCCTCAAGGCCTTCGGCGAGGCTGCGGGCGAGATTGGATTCACCAAGCCGCTGGGCGACTACTCCGAAGCCGAGGCGCTGCAAGTGATCGACGCCATCGTCACTTGCTACACCGAGGCAATGGTCGCGCACCACGAGGCGAGCAAGTACCCACCGGTACGCGGCATGACGCCTGCGCCCGACCCTCTGGCCAACCC
It includes:
- a CDS encoding helix-turn-helix transcriptional regulator; translation: MASAFGARLRRLREAKKLTLQQVADAVGCTKAYIWELEMKDGQRPSAERIQAIAKVLGVTMEDVMGEPVDQVPQASPEDVAFFREYAGMTDEEKDRYRQALKIMFPDKS
- a CDS encoding ImmA/IrrE family metallo-endopeptidase, which translates into the protein MPDAVDLEVVRQMLPETPYGKGVREIKAPMVLDINSCEGMLVRNPQDTAEWGIFYNGKANPERQRFTIAHELGHFILHRDQRQSFNCDKESVYSGADTIRVIEREADDFASNLLMPGDLLREWISNQRIDLHVLSALAKRFQVSFEALCIRFIKFTTQRAILVYWDNGFVKYEWRSSSAVKTRARIRRTDDPQEPLPGTLAADSTVEQEWDGTEMSAAIWCPEEAPHMKLREFKHSYTTGDRVLTLLLLESAEPRSWDRSWQDGESFDSFDQFVSNGQLPVR
- a CDS encoding OST-HTH/LOTUS domain-containing protein; translated protein: MKAIVAHHEISASGSPLESNQAERIADAANKTLGTLVGTLLGTYVTSGDQDEVAEPDAPDNIISFKMKMSLRMSAADFDTTQNDLKELVLLRNNLVHHFIDQHDLWSLDGCRGAQESLVAAYSRVDQHFEQLRGWAEHMDQARRLAAEFAQSDAFRDLVINGIAPDGSVDWPAAGIVRALREAADQLAVDEWTPVATAGRWIAERHPDQLPAKYGCSSWRQVVHESRLFELRYREVNSQRAAWYRPKKT
- a CDS encoding DUF2924 domain-containing protein, with translation MTAHATSPTPASVAARVAAIPHLSMDDLWALWDDHFEERPNHHHRVWLESRLAYRMQERAFGGLKPSLRKKIEEVGETGILPKQLRGDSQRLLPGTVLTRIYDDIEHRVLVRGSNDFEYQGQRFKSLSAVAKRITGSHWSGPVFFGLKAPASKKGAA
- a CDS encoding recombinase family protein; this translates as MSSVRRNQIPAVTPKKRCAVYTRKSTDEGLDQEYNSLEAQRDAGLAFIASQRHEGWIAVDDGYDDGGYSGGNMERPGLRRLMIDIEAGKIDTVVVYKIDRLTRSLPDFAKLVDVFDRNGVSFVAVTQQFNTTTSMGRLTLNILLSFAQFEREVTGERIRDKIAASKAKGMWMGGVPPLGYDVVERKLVINDREAALVRDIFRRYAEHGSAARLVRELDIEGHTTKAWVTQSGRERLGRSIDQQYLFTLLRNRIYLGEICNHETWYSAQHDPIISQELWDAAHAFIERRKQAPREHRAKHPALLAGLLFAPDGQRMLHSFVKKKNGRQYRYYVPYLHKRRNAGASLAPHTPDVGHLPAAEIEDAVLAQIHAALSSPQMLIAVWRSCQQHPAGSTLDEAQVVVAMQRIGDVWSQLFPAEQQRITRLLIERVQLHGHGLDIVWREDGWIGFGADISTHPLIEESQERVEEALA
- a CDS encoding helix-turn-helix domain-containing protein, which produces MQTPTSGIPRSPQQAINTMSPGDRRVLNENELAQRWGVSPKTLQRWRSEGRGPRYLKLSKRVGYPVDAILEFEREALHDSTSERAAV
- a CDS encoding ATP-binding protein, whose product is MSLPIISAQQRLAERKGVKLLMLGKSGIGKTTRLKDLDPATTLFLDIEAGDLAVADWPGDTIRPASWPESRDFFVFLAGPDKSLPPESAFSQAHYDHVIEKFGSPTQLDRYQTFFLDSITQLSRQCFAWCKTQPGATSDRSGKPDLRAAYGLLGQEMIGALTHLQHARGKNVVFVAILDERLDDYNRKVFVPQIEGSKTSLELPGIVDEVVTLAEIKAEDGSTYRAFVTHTVNPYGFPAKDRSGRLDLLEPPHLGALIAKCAGQSPLPMPGSTGTPTTANTTESKE